In Phycisphaerae bacterium RAS2, the DNA window CGACGGGTTTGTGCCGCTGAAAGTCGCGGCGAAATCACCCGGCCTGACGCCGGAGCAGGTTCATTATCTCGCGCACCGCGGCAAGAAGCACGACTGTCACAGCGACATCGTGGCGGACGATGAGGAGGCGAAGCGCGTGCAGCGGGAGTATGTGCAGCTCAAGGCCAATGCATAGAAGTTTACCAAGTTTCGTAGGGTGGGTCGGCCGTATCGACCCACCAAAGAGTGATTGATTGAATAGGCCGATCCGATGCTTCGTCGCTACTTGGCGCAAACTCACCGCGAATCGTCGAAAGTGAGAGTGGGACCATGAACGCTATCTCAATCAAAGAAAAACTCGCCGCCTTCTCCGAACACTGGTCCCCCAAAATCGTCGGCGAACTGAACGGCCAGTACGTCAAGCTCGTCAAGTTTCAGGGCGAATACGTCTGGCACCATCACGCAAATGAAGACGAATTGTTCCTCGTCATCGAAGGCCAAATCGAGATTCACTTTCGCGATCGCGTCGTCACGCTCAACAATGGGGAATTCTGCATCGTGCCGCGCGGCGTCGAGCACAAGCCCGTCGCCGCGAAGGAGGCGTCTGTCCTGCTCTTCGAGCCGGCCGCCACGCGCAACACGGGCAACGTCGATCACGACTACACGATTGAACCCGCCGCGCTGGAGCGGATTTGAGTTCCATTGAGGCGGCTCAACGACGATGCGGCTGGCGCATTAAAAAACCCGGAGCAAATCGCTCCGGGTTCTTGGGATTGCAATTCTATTGGAGCCGCTGTTACCGTCGGCGGCGGGCCAGCGCAACCAGGCCGATGGCCATCAGGCTCAACGTCGCCGGCTCGGGGATGTACATCAGACCGAGCAGGTTGCCGGTGCCGGTCGAGCCGACGAGGTTCGCCTGGCCGGTGGCTCGATCGATCTTGTAAAGGTTGTCGGTTGACGAGTCGACCATGAAAAGGATGTCGGCGTCCCAATCGTAGGCGAGGCCGTGCGGATTCGTCGGGCCATTCAGCGGGCCAATCAGCGTTGCCACTCCGTTTGCTCGGTCGATCTTGTAGAAACTGTCCGTGCCGCTATTGGTCGCGTACAGGATATCGGCGGTCGAGTCATAGCCAAGGTTGGTGAACGATGTCAGGCCGGACGTGCCAACCAGAGTTGCCGCGCCGGTGACCTTGTTAATGTTATAGAGCCCGCCGTTGTGAGACGAAGCGCCATAAAGAATGCCCGTGCTTTCATCATACTCGATGCCGTGCATGACGATGGCTGAATCACCGTAGGCGCCGATCAACGTCGCGTTGCAGGTCGAAATGTTCAGCGAATACACCGAGTCGTTTCCAGTCGACGTCAGGTAGACAACGTTGTTCACCCGGTCGTATGCCAACCCGCCCGTTGTGCCGGCATTGGAACTCACCGTGCAAAGCAGGGTCTTCGCGCCGGTGTTCATATCGATGTCGTAGAGTGACCGATTGCTGTCGACCGCGATAAGCTGCGGCTGGGCCAGCACGGTGGTTGCCCCGATGGCGATGATGGCTCCCGTCAAGGCGAGCAGGGTGGTCGTGTTTCGCATCGCTCTCTCCCTCTCATGAATCGGCCTCGTCCCGGTCACGTTTTGCGTACCCGGTTTGAGGCACCCTTCGATTGATAACGGTATCTTAACCCAAAAAACCCGCAGGTTGCAAGCCCTGGGCTGAAAAATCAGCGATTTCGAGCGGTTTTTGACTCGGCGCCTAAGTGGCGTTGAAATCGTGATTTGGCGGGCTGGATTGCCCCGCCGCCCGTCAGAAACGTGAGAAAACCTGTGCAAGACACCCGCAAAATCACAGACCGCCGCGAGCTGCGATTCCGCACGATTGATGAGGTCCTCGAAGACGTCGACCGAATCGTCGCCTCCGACAAGGCCGGCACGCTCCGCACGTCGGGCAACTGGACCGCGGGCCAGGCACTGGGTCATGTCGCGTCGTGGGCAACTTATCCCTATGAAGGGTTCCCGCTGGGCAAGCCGCCGTGGTTCGTGCGAGTGATTCTCCGCATGATCGGCAAGCGGATTATCCGAAAGGGCATGACGCCGGGCGTGAAGATTCCAAAGGTCCCCGGCGGCACGTTTGGCATCGAAGTGATCAGCACGGAAGAGGGAGCTGCACGGCTGCGCGCGGCCTTCGAGCGCATGAAGCGCGGCGAACCGGCGAAATACGACAGCCCGGCGTGGGGCAACATGACCGATGAAGACCGACTCGGGCTGAACCTGCGCCACGCCGAGTTGCATTTGAGTTTTCTGCATCCTTAGCCTTGCGAGCTTGTCGACAAGCGTGTAGCGTGGCGCATGCGGTGCGGTCCGTTCGGGCATGCACGGCGCGACAGGTCATTTCAGCGGAGTACCAATTATGAGCATGGGACGAATCCTCGGCGCAGGGCTGGCGGGCGGCGTGGCGATGTTTGTCTGGGGCGCGGTGCATCACATGGCGACGCCGTTCGGCGAGATGGGGATGAAGTCGCTGCCGGGCGAGCAGATGATCCTGCCGGCATTGAGATTCTCGATCAAAGAGCCGGGTTTCTACATGTTCCCCGGCATCGAGAAGGAGGACATGAAGGATGAGGCCAAGTGCAAGGAATGGGAAGCTCGTGTGAAGGCGGGGCCGCAGGGCGTCGTCATCTTCAACCCGCACGGCGGCGACGTGATGTCACCGGCTCAACTCGGTCGCGAGTTCGGCAGCAACACGCTGGCATGCCTCGTGCTCGCGATGATCCTCGCGCGGATCGGCGGCGGCAAGGGCACCAAGATGGCGTACGGCCTGCTGGCGGGCCTTTTCGCGTCGCTCTCAATCGACGTTTCGTTGTGGAACTGGTACGGATTCCCTGGCGAAATGGCCGTGGGATCGTTCGTTGAGCAGATCGTGGGGGGAGCGCTGTCGGGCCTGGTCATCGGCCTCGTGCTGGGTCGCGCCAAGCCTTCACCGGCGATGTAGGATTCAGCCGCCCGACGAATTGCGCGACGAGCCGCCGGAGCCGAACCGGCTGTTCGAATTGCGGTTGCCGCTACCGAAGCCGGAGCTTCCGGACCCAAATCCGCCGCCGCTATTGCCGAATCCCCCGGAACCGAAGCCGCCGGAATTTCCAAATCCGCCCGATCCGCCAAATCCACCGCCGCCGAACCCGCCGGAGTTTCCGAATCCGCCGCCGCCAAATCCACCGCCGGAGTTGCCAAACCCGCCGCCAGACTGGCCGAAGCCTGAGCCTTGATTGCCGTTTCGGCCGTTGTTGCGATTGTTGCGCCCGCCGCGACTGCTGCCGCCCATCATGCCCGAGCCGCTTCCGCTCGAGGCCGTGCTGATCGGGCCGGACCCGCGTGACATTCCGGATCGGGAACTGCCGCCCCCGGATCGACTGGATGAGCCGCCTCCGCCGCCGCGCTTCGCGACCGGGTTGCCCATCGGCCGGCTGCTTTCCATCATCTCCGCCATGGCGAACAGTTTGTCCTGTAAGACGAGTGTCAACATCGGAAACTGCGCCGCGCTGGATTCCAGGAAATCGAGCTTCGAGACGCGCGCGTTGGCGGGCGACTCCTTCACGAACGCTTCGTAGGCCCGCACGAACTTCGCGTGCTCGGCGAGCAGCATGGCCCGCTCGCTCGTGTCACCGACGAAATCGCCCGGCAGCACTTCCTGATTCGTCGCGAACCACAGATCGACCGACTGGCGGAAGTCGCCGGGGTTGCGCTCGCGCTCCCATTGATCGACGATCTCGCTGGCCAGGTCGGGGCACATGTCCGCTTCGACGAGCACGTGCTTGACCAGCCGCTCTGACGGGAGGCCTGGCTTCATCAACTCCGCCTGCGTGCCAAGCTGGGACGCGACCTGCTGGTATTGTTGCGATGCCAGTTTGTTCTGTTGAAGCCGTTCGGCCCACGCGCGCGTCGCTTCGGCTGCTTCGTCCGCCTGGCGCGTATGAAGGCTGGTCATGATTTGATCAATCGCCGGTTTCTGGTCGGCATAGACCTGGCCCAGCAGCGATGCGCCGAGCAGTTGACCGCTCATCTGCTTGAGCAGCTCGGGGTTCCGCACGACTTCGCGCGCCGCGGCTTGCAGCACGGGCGGCGCCGATGCAACAGCGGCTTCAACGTTCGGCGCGGCAGCAAGCTGCGACAGCACTTCGGGAAACTGCGCGAGTTGGAGCGCGGCCGATTGCGTTTCGGCGGGGTAGGTCAGAAGCTTGGTGAAGAGATCGCGGGCATTCTGGCGGGCGACGTCGAGTCGCGCGTCGATCTGCGACGTGACGAAGGCGAGTTCCTGCCCGCGCGTGATCGGTGCGAGAGCGAGCAGGATAACAACGGCGGCGATTGCGGTTCTGGAACGCATAAGTCGTTACTCCACAAGCGTGTAGGGCACTTCCTTCTTATCGTCGGCCGGCCGGGGTGGAATCCAAGCGCGAGCAACCCCACGGGTATTTTATACCGTCGGGCAATGGATTCGTTTCAAAATGCCTGACTAATCACCCCCTCGCATGCAGCCGATACAAGAAGTGTGGTTCATCGCTAACTCTATCGATTCCAGCGAGTTAGGCGACAGCACCACGAAAGGACGATGCGACAATGGGTATTGCCTGTGCCCCGATCAATCTTTTTGCCGGGATTCTCCAATTGACTCTGGAAGTATTCTATTTCTTCATGCAGCTCATCGGCTTCGGGCCGACGCCGGTGGTGAGCGACGTGATCGGTTCGATCTTTGGCTGCAACTTGATGTAGGGGCGATAGATCAATGCCGGAGCAGGCATTACGCACCGGGCTTGGAGGTCGGTGCGGAAGATGCCGACGGGTGAGGATGCTCCGATCCGCCCTGATCGGTCACCGAGTCGGGCGATTCCGAGACGGGCCTGCCGAACTCCTGGACCCAGTAGATTCCCAGATCGCCGCCGATTTTCACCGAGATGCCGATTTCGGTGTAGGCGGCGTCGAGGATGTTCGCGCGATGCCGGGGCGAAGCCATCAATTCCGCCATGGCGGCATCCACGGTGGGCTGACCTGCGGCGAGGTTCTCCCCGATTTTCCAGAAGGCGTAGCCGAAATTGGCAGCGCGGACATCCAGCGTTGATCCTTCGAACGGGTCGCGATGGCTGAAGAACGCGCCCTCGATCAAGCGACAGGCGTAGAAATCGGCAATCTGTTCGAGATCATTCGACGGACGCAGCGGCGACAGATCGCGTTTGGCCCGCTCTCGGTTGATGGCGTCGAGCATGGCGCTGACCAGCCGCGCGCCGTCGGGGGGATCCATGCAGGAGTCGGGAAAGAGCGCGCGGGCAGCCGTCGCCGCGGGCTTCATTTCGGAGCGGGAAAGCGGCAACACGCCGTCTTCACAACCAGCCGCCAGCATGAGCGGGCCGATCGCAAAGGGCACTCGCGCGATGTGTCTGATGGCAGTCCGGGTCACGTCGCCTCGCCTGTTGCACAGGCCACCGGTCAACCGAGCGGGCCAATGCAACCACTGTCGTAGACTTCAACGGCACTCACGGCCCAATCGTTCGTTTCTTCGACACAAAGGCCGTAATCCCTTCTCGAATTAACTATTCTATCGGTCGCTGGGCCGGGCGGTTCACTCAAAGGGGCTGCAATTCTTAATTCAATCTGCCAAAAGGAATTACGACGGCGGGCGCGGCCTGTTGGCAACATGGCTTGGCACTATACTCCGCCGGAGGGCCGGAAAGTTGAAACGGGCGGTTTCCACCATGTCGTGGAGCATGAAAGACACGATCCATCTGGTCTCGAATCGAGCCCGCCAGGCAGACTTGTCATTGGGCGCCCGACGCCGCTCGATGATCGCGGACCAACTCATGGCGCGGGGGATTCGAGACCCGAGCGTGCTGGAGGCGATGGCATCGATTCCGCGCGAGGCGTTTGTCCCGACTCACCTGTTTGACCGGGCATACGAAGATTGCGCGCTGCCATCTGAAGCGGGCCAGACCATCTCGCAACCCTTCATCGTGGCGTACATGACGGAATGCCTGCGCCTGGAACCCCATCATCGCGTGCTCGAGATCGGAACCGGCACGGGATACCAAACCGCAATTCTCGCCCGGCTGGCTGCCGAGGTCTTCACGGTCGAGCGATTGGGGGCGTTGTCGCATCATGCCATGATCCGACTGGCGGGACTGGAAGCACGTAACGTCCGGATGCGCGTGGGTGATGGGACGCTGGGCTGGACGGAGCGATCGCCGTTTGACCGCATCCTTGTGACAGCCGCCGCGCCGACGGTTGTCCTGCCATTGGTTGAACAACTCGCCGTGGGGGGCCGTATGGTGCTTCCGATCGGCCCGGAAGATCGGCAGCATCTTGTTGCAATAGACAAGTTGCCGAACCGATATGTCGAGACGCCGCTGCTGCCTGTGGTGTTTGTCCCGTTGGTGGGGGAAGCCGGCTTTGCCGAATTAGTCTTGAAGCACGGCGGGTAACTCACCGTCTTGTTTGCGACCGGCAAGGCAGGGGCGTGCTCCGCTTGCTGGGCTGGACGATATCATTCAGACTACGACCGCAAAGAGACCGGGGGGCCGGGCCGATCGGACCGCCTCGAGAGCAGCGCAGCGAAAGGAAGACGCCATGTCGTTTTCACGTCGATTGTCGGTGGCCGGCTGGGTGATGGTGCTCCTGTTGACGGGGAGCGCGTGGTCGCGTGCGGAGGACGGGCCGGAAGCCGGCGATCGCGCGGCGCGATTTCGTGAGGACATGAAGAAGACGATCCAGACCGCGCGGGACAAGGTCTTCCCCGCGTTGGTGAACATTCATGTCGTCACCGTGAATTACTGGGACGGCAAGGAGCAGAAGGGGCGCTCGGTCGGCAGCGGCACAATCATCTCCGCCGAGGGTCACATCATCACGAATCAGCATGTCACGAGCCAGGGGAAGCGATTTCGCTGCACGCTCGCCGACAAACAGGAGATTCCGGCGACGCTGGTCGGGGAGGATCCGCTGACGGACCTGGCCGTGATTAAGCTTGATCTGTCTAAATTGAAGAGTCCGGGCACGCCACTGCCGACGGCGAGCTTCGGGAATTCGGACGAAATCGAGGTCGGCGATCATGTGATGGCAATGGGATCGCCGCTGGCGCTCTCGCGATCGGTCACGCTGGGGATCGTGTCGAACACCGAGCGTGTCTTCACCGGGAACGATGAAAGCGAAATGGAGCTGGAGGACGGTCAGCGCACGGGTTTGTTCACACGGTGGATCCAGCACGACGCGTTGATTCACCCCGGCAACAGCGGCGGTCCGCTCGTGAACCTCAAGGGCGAGATCATCGGCATCAACGAACTGGGCGGCAATTCCATCGGCTTCGCGATCCCCAGCACGCTCGCGGCGCACGTGACGCGGCAGTTGATTGATAAAGGCGAGGTGGCGCGGAGCTGGATCGGCGTGAGCTTCAAGTCAATCGAAAAGACGGGCCTGGAAAAAGGCGTGCTGGTCAATTCGATCGTGAAGGGCGGCCCGGCTGACAAGGCGGGAATTCAGGCGGGCGATGTGTTGCTTCGCCTGAACGGCGACGCGGTGACGATTCGATTTGCCGAGGAGATACCGCCGCTCATGAAGCGGCTGGCGGACCTGCCGATCGGCTCGGAATTGCGCACGTCGTACGATCGCAGCGGGGCCGTGAGCGACGCCGTGATCGTGACCGAAAAGCTGCAGAAGGACCGCGGCGATGAAACGGCGCTTCGCTCGTGGGGGCTGACGGTGCGGGAGATTACCGAGAAGCTGGCGCGCGACCGCAAGTTCGAAAGCACGCGAGGTGCGTTTGTCAGCAGCGTGCGTTCGGGTGGACCGGCAGCGCTGGCCGAGCCGTCAATCGCGTATGGCGACGTCATTCTCCGAATTGATGACAAGCCCATTGAGTCACTGTCGGGGCTGGTGGATGCATACAAGACAATCATGAAGGCCGAGTCGCTGCCCGAGTATTTGCTGGTGGAATTTGATCGCGAGGGGAAAAAGCAGCTCACGTTGATCAAGCCGAAGCCGGAAGACGATGAAGATCCGCCGCGCGAAGTGCCCAAGGCGTGGATCGGCGTAGCGACCCAGCCGGTGCTGGACAAACTGGCGAAGAAACTGGGTCAGCCGCAGGGCACGGGTTTCCGAATTACGCGCATTTATCCGAAGACGGCCGCCGCGGAGTCGAGCCTGCGCGTGGGCGACATCATCCTGAAGGTGGCCGACACGCGTGTGCAGCCGCGCGGCATGCAGGACGCCGGCCTGTTCGCGCGACAGGTGCGCCGCATGACGATTGACCAAAAAGTGGATTTGTCGGTGTTGCGCGATGGGCAGGTCATGACCGTTCCCGTGACACTGGAGCGCACGCGGCCGACGCAGGACGAGGCGCGCAAGGAGAAGAACCGAGACTTCGAGTTTTCCGTGCGCGAGGTGACGTTTTTCGACCGCGACGAGAACCGCTGGGATGAGACCACCAAGGGCGTCATCGTGACACAGGTTGAGTCCGCCGGCTGGGCGGGTCTGGGCGGGCTGGATTCGGACGACCTGATCCAGCGGATCGAAGGGCAGGAGATCAAAGGGCTGAAGAGTTTCCGTCGCGTGATGGAGGAGGTCACCAAGTCGCAGCCGAAGCGCGTGGTGATGGTCGTGTTGCGCGGCGTGCAGACGCGATTCTTGTACATCGAACCGGAGTGGAAGCCGGTCTTGAAGGAAGGTGACGACGAGGCCAGCAGTCAACCCGCCGGCGGGGTTGGTGCAACGGGCACAACGCAACCGTCGGACGAGGACTAAACATGCGACATCGAATAGGGTTTTCCGCCATGGTGTTTGCCCTGGCGTGGTCAGCCGTGACGACGAGCGCGGTGCGCGCCGATGAGGGCGCGATGCTGCGCGACGCGGCGACGAAGTTCGCGGCGCCGTTCGTGACCATTAAGTTCGTACTCAAGATGGAAGGACAATTCGGCGACCGCGAAAACGAGACTGAGGCGACCGGAGTCATGATCGAACCGGACGGCCTCGTTCTGGCTTCGAGCAGCCAGTTGGGCACGCCGCGGTTCATGCGGCAGTTCGGCAACGCGCGGCCGACGGATTTGAAAGTGCTGATCGGTGACGACACGGAGGGCCTGCCCGCAACGGTCATGGCGCGGGACACGGAACTGGACCTCGCGTGGGTGAAGCTCAAGGAGCCGTCGAAGAAGAAGCTGGAGTACATGGACCTCACAAAGTCGGGCAAGCCGCAGGTGGGCGATTCGCTCGTGTTCCTGCGTCGCATGGGCAAGTACTTCGATCGTGCGGTGACGGTCGGGCAGTTCCGCGTTGCGGGCAAGACGACCAAGCCGCGTGAGTTGATTGTTCCGGGCGGTGGGGCATCCCTGGAGCCGGGTCTGCCCGCGTTCACGTCGCAGGGCGAGGTGGTTGGATTTGTCGTGCTTCAACTGCCGGATGCGGAGGAGTTGGAGAGCAATTTCGGGGCGTTTGCCGGGCTTGGGAGGGACATTGGCTCGGGCCTGATTCTCCCCACGGCGGATGTCATCAGAGCGACCGAGCGGGCGAAGCGCGGCGAAATCAAGGGCGACGCGGAGGAAGCGGCCGCCGCGAAGTCGGACGCCAAGAAGAAGCCGGTCGATGATGAGGATGAAGACGAAGCCGGCGAAAAGGATGCCAAGCCGGCCCCACAGCCGAAGAAGCCCGCAAACGACGACGAGGACGAAGAAGACGAGTAGCCAATTCGCGGCGAGACTTCGTCAGGCGCGGGATGCGGCCATCGCGCGGTTTTCTGCGATGGCATCGCGCACTTCCTGCATGACAACGTCGCCGTGGATCACGCCGTCGCGAAACGTGACGACACGCTGGGCGTGCGCGGCGATGTCCATTTCGTGCGTGACGACGGCAATGGTCAGGCCGGTGTCGCGGTTCAGTTCCTGCATGAGTGCCATGATCTCGACGCTGGTTCGGCTGTCGAGGTTGCCGGTTGGTTCGTCGGCGAGGAGCAGGACAGGGCGCGTGACCAGCGCCCGGGCCACCGCGACGCGCTGCTGCTGCCCGCCGGAAAGCTGATTCGTGTGATGGTGTGAGCGGTCGGCCAGCCCGACGCGGTCGAGCATCTCGGCGGCCAGCCTGCGGCGCTCGCGCCGAGAGACGCCCTGATACGTCAAGGGCAAAGCGACGTTGTCGAGCACGGTCGTGCGCGAGAGCAGATTGAAGCTTTGAAACACGAAGCCGATCTTTCGGTTGCGCAGCGCCGCCAATTCGCGTTTCGACAGTCCGGCGATGTCCACGCCGTCAAGCATGTACAAGCCGCGATCGGGCCGATCGAGGCAGCCGAGCAAGTGCATGAACGTGGACTTGCCCGAACCGCTGGGCCCCATGATGGCGAGGAACTGGTGGCGCGGGACATCAATGCTGACGCCGCGCACGGCCGGCACGGCGATGTCGCCGACGTAGTAGGTCTTATGCACGTCGTGCGTGTGGATCAGCGCGGCGCCGCCGGAGCGATGCGATGGGGTCGAATCGGGCATGACTAACCTCGCGGCGGGCGCATGGAGCGTGACGGGTCGGGTCGGGCGCCGCCGGGGCCGCCCATCGCGCGATCCGTGATGACCAGCATGCCCTCTTTGACGCCGTCGCCGCGCACTTCCGTGAAGACGCCGTCGCTCAATCCGGTCTCCACTTCAATCGGCTTTGCCTCGCCTTTTTCGGGGATGTACAGACGTGGCTTGCCGATCCTGCCGCGGAGGATTCCAGCTGTGCCGGGGGCGGGTGGATTAGGGTCGAATCGCAGTGCCGCGTTGGGAACGCGGAGGGCGCCGGCGGCCTTGGCGACCTCGAAGGTGACGTTGGCGGTCATGCCGGGGCGCAGGGCGAGGTCGTCGTTGAACACCTCGATCAGGGTGACGTAGGTCACGACGCCATCGACAATTGTAGCATTGTAGCGAATCTGCGAAATCTTGCCGGTAAACGTGCGCTTGGGGTAAGCATCGACCGTGAAGATCGCCGGGCCGTTTTCCTGGATCAGGCCGATGTCCGACTCGGCGACGTTGGCGTTGACCTGCATGTGCTTCAGGTCGTTGGCGATGATAAACAGCTCCGGCGCCTGCAACGAGGCCGCGACGGTCTGCCCCACGTCGATCGTGCGAGAGATGACCACGCCGTCGATTGGCGAGCGAATCTTGGTTCGCGCCAGGTCCACCTGCACCGCGCCGAGAATAGCCTCGGCCGACTTCACGCTTGCCTGTGCGCCCTGCCAGACCGCGCGGGCCGCTTCTTCCGCCGCGACGGCCACGAGCAGCTCGTTTTCGCTGGCGTTCTGCGCCTCGGCCAGCTTCTCAATGCGAGCGCGCTCGCGGGCCGCGTCCTTGTGGCGAACCAGCGACTCCGCCTCGCGCGCTCGGGCCAGCGCCAAATCGGCTTCGGCCTGCTGAACGGCGGTTTCAAAGCGGTCGGGCTCCAACTCGGCGAGCAAATCGCCTTCCTTCACAACGGCGTTGAAATCGGTGTACCAGCGGTGAATCTTGCCACTGACCTCCGAGCCGACGATGACCTTGGTTACCGGGTCGATGGTTCCCGTCGCGGAGATTGTCTGAACGACATCCCCCCGGTCGATCTCGCGCGTCATGAAAGCGGAAGCCCCGTCGCCGTGGGCCAGCCGGCTGTACCCGAACCAGCTCCCTGCGCCGACCACGACCACCGCCGCCAACATACCCAGCGTTTTCATTCGATTCCCTGTGCTCACTCGAAACCCGTGCCCGCGCGCTACCCTTTGCCCCGCACGAGAACTCCACTCACTCCAGCGGCGGAATTATAAGGCGCGACTTTCACGTCGGCTAATCGTCAGAACAACGTCTCGCGGCCGTACTGGCCTCCGAAGAGCAGGTCGTACTGCAACAGGCGGTATTCGCGCAGCCACTCGCCTTGCTCGTCCGGCCGCTGTGGGTTGAATCGTCCTGCGCCGTCAACTTGGAACATACCGGTGAGCACGGGCCATTGACGCGACAGATCGTTCAGGAAGTTGTGGAACGGTGGGAGCGGTTCGTTGAGCAGGGAGAAAACTCGCGGACCGAGAAACTTGATTGACAACTCGGGCACTGCAATCGCGCCGCGGCGCGTGTCGTGGATCAGAATCGGCACCTGGCGAATTCGGTATTGCTCCTCCGGGGTCAGGCTTTCGGTCGCGGGATCGAGGAAGCCCGTGGCTCGATAGACGCCAAAGTGGTTGCCCAGCACGGGCAGGTGATCGCCGAAGAAGACCAGCACCGAAGGGCGCTCGCGTTTCTCCAAGTTGGCGATCAGCCATTCGAGGGCCGCGACGGATTCGCGCGCGCCTTGCGAATATCGCAGCAGCAGATCGCGATCTTCCTCCTCGAGCATGTCGGCCTGGATGGTCAGCGGCTCGTCGGGATGGGCGCCGGCCAGATAGGGCCAGTGATTCTGCATGGTCACGGCGAAGATGAATGTCTCGGATTTGGCCTGATCCAGGATGGACGCGACTTCGCGCATCAACGTTGCATCGGTGACATAGGTGCCCTTTCGCTGCGGCTCGACAAGATCGTCCTCACCGATGAATCGGGAGAATCCCAGAAGGGGATACACGCGGTCGCGGTTCCAGTACCACTTGAAATACGGGTGAATCGCCACGGCATCGTATCCGCGCCGCCCGAGCAGGCTTGCGAGCGACGGAATCTCATGCATGACGTATTGCTGATACGGATTGGCCCCGGCCGGCAAGGGCGTCAGGCTCAAGCCGGTGAGAAACTCGAATTCGACGTTGGACGTCTGGCCGCCGAATGAGGGTGAGACGGCCGTTTGAATTCTGCCGCCGGGACTGCGCGCGCGCAGCGCCGCCAGGGGATCCGACGAAAACACGACGCCGGGCAGGAGCATCGGATCCCAGAACGCCTCGCTCATGATGACGACCAGGTTGGGGCGCAGCGGCGAGGGCTGTGTCGCGGGGCTCGCCGGTGTGCCGTTGGTTCCGGCAGACGTCGCAACCAGTGCATCGGCTCGCGCGCGAATGGTCTCTGCAAGACCCATGATGCGCGGGGCGCTGTAA includes these proteins:
- a CDS encoding Cupin domain protein; this translates as MNAISIKEKLAAFSEHWSPKIVGELNGQYVKLVKFQGEYVWHHHANEDELFLVIEGQIEIHFRDRVVTLNNGEFCIVPRGVEHKPVAAKEASVLLFEPAATRNTGNVDHDYTIEPAALERI
- a CDS encoding PEP-CTERM motif protein encodes the protein MRNTTTLLALTGAIIAIGATTVLAQPQLIAVDSNRSLYDIDMNTGAKTLLCTVSSNAGTTGGLAYDRVNNVVYLTSTGNDSVYSLNISTCNATLIGAYGDSAIVMHGIEYDESTGILYGASSHNGGLYNINKVTGAATLVGTSGLTSFTNLGYDSTADILYATNSGTDSFYKIDRANGVATLIGPLNGPTNPHGLAYDWDADILFMVDSSTDNLYKIDRATGQANLVGSTGTGNLLGLMYIPEPATLSLMAIGLVALARRRR
- a CDS encoding Cysteine-rich secretory protein family protein, whose protein sequence is MTRTAIRHIARVPFAIGPLMLAAGCEDGVLPLSRSEMKPAATAARALFPDSCMDPPDGARLVSAMLDAINRERAKRDLSPLRPSNDLEQIADFYACRLIEGAFFSHRDPFEGSTLDVRAANFGYAFWKIGENLAAGQPTVDAAMAELMASPRHRANILDAAYTEIGISVKIGGDLGIYWVQEFGRPVSESPDSVTDQGGSEHPHPSASSAPTSKPGA
- the pcm gene encoding Protein-L-isoaspartate O-methyltransferase; its protein translation is MSWSMKDTIHLVSNRARQADLSLGARRRSMIADQLMARGIRDPSVLEAMASIPREAFVPTHLFDRAYEDCALPSEAGQTISQPFIVAYMTECLRLEPHHRVLEIGTGTGYQTAILARLAAEVFTVERLGALSHHAMIRLAGLEARNVRMRVGDGTLGWTERSPFDRILVTAAAPTVVLPLVEQLAVGGRMVLPIGPEDRQHLVAIDKLPNRYVETPLLPVVFVPLVGEAGFAELVLKHGG
- the mucD_4 gene encoding putative periplasmic serine endoprotease DegP-like precursor, which encodes MSFSRRLSVAGWVMVLLLTGSAWSRAEDGPEAGDRAARFREDMKKTIQTARDKVFPALVNIHVVTVNYWDGKEQKGRSVGSGTIISAEGHIITNQHVTSQGKRFRCTLADKQEIPATLVGEDPLTDLAVIKLDLSKLKSPGTPLPTASFGNSDEIEVGDHVMAMGSPLALSRSVTLGIVSNTERVFTGNDESEMELEDGQRTGLFTRWIQHDALIHPGNSGGPLVNLKGEIIGINELGGNSIGFAIPSTLAAHVTRQLIDKGEVARSWIGVSFKSIEKTGLEKGVLVNSIVKGGPADKAGIQAGDVLLRLNGDAVTIRFAEEIPPLMKRLADLPIGSELRTSYDRSGAVSDAVIVTEKLQKDRGDETALRSWGLTVREITEKLARDRKFESTRGAFVSSVRSGGPAALAEPSIAYGDVILRIDDKPIESLSGLVDAYKTIMKAESLPEYLLVEFDREGKKQLTLIKPKPEDDEDPPREVPKAWIGVATQPVLDKLAKKLGQPQGTGFRITRIYPKTAAAESSLRVGDIILKVADTRVQPRGMQDAGLFARQVRRMTIDQKVDLSVLRDGQVMTVPVTLERTRPTQDEARKEKNRDFEFSVREVTFFDRDENRWDETTKGVIVTQVESAGWAGLGGLDSDDLIQRIEGQEIKGLKSFRRVMEEVTKSQPKRVVMVVLRGVQTRFLYIEPEWKPVLKEGDDEASSQPAGGVGATGTTQPSDED
- the macB_7 gene encoding Macrolide export ATP-binding/permease protein MacB, encoding MPDSTPSHRSGGAALIHTHDVHKTYYVGDIAVPAVRGVSIDVPRHQFLAIMGPSGSGKSTFMHLLGCLDRPDRGLYMLDGVDIAGLSKRELAALRNRKIGFVFQSFNLLSRTTVLDNVALPLTYQGVSRRERRRLAAEMLDRVGLADRSHHHTNQLSGGQQQRVAVARALVTRPVLLLADEPTGNLDSRTSVEIMALMQELNRDTGLTIAVVTHEMDIAAHAQRVVTFRDGVIHGDVVMQEVRDAIAENRAMAASRA
- the macA_2 gene encoding Macrolide export protein MacA, with amino-acid sequence MKTLGMLAAVVVVGAGSWFGYSRLAHGDGASAFMTREIDRGDVVQTISATGTIDPVTKVIVGSEVSGKIHRWYTDFNAVVKEGDLLAELEPDRFETAVQQAEADLALARAREAESLVRHKDAARERARIEKLAEAQNASENELLVAVAAEEAARAVWQGAQASVKSAEAILGAVQVDLARTKIRSPIDGVVISRTIDVGQTVAASLQAPELFIIANDLKHMQVNANVAESDIGLIQENGPAIFTVDAYPKRTFTGKISQIRYNATIVDGVVTYVTLIEVFNDDLALRPGMTANVTFEVAKAAGALRVPNAALRFDPNPPAPGTAGILRGRIGKPRLYIPEKGEAKPIEVETGLSDGVFTEVRGDGVKEGMLVITDRAMGGPGGARPDPSRSMRPPRG